A window from Pseudooceanicola algae encodes these proteins:
- a CDS encoding TRAP transporter large permease — protein MEVVILFGLVIGFMLIGVPIAVSLGMSSVMFLLWYGDTSLASIAQTLMQAFVGHFTLLAIPFFILASSFMSTGGVAKRIIRFSIACVGHLRGGLAIAGVFACMIFAALSGSSPATVVAIGSIVIGAMTQAGYTKDFAAGVICNAGTLGILIPPSIVMVVYATAVDVSVGRMFLAGVIPGIMAGAMLMVTIYVMARIKGMPKGEWRGVGEIWASFREAFWGLMLIVIIMVGIYGIPGVTGAIFTPTEAAAVASIYAFIAAVFIYRDMGPLKETEDRAKSSLLKKPQALVTALFHKDTQATLFEAGKLTITLMFVIANALILKHVLTDEQVPQHIANAMLSAGFGPILFLIVVNVILLIGGQFMEPSGLLVIVAPLVFPIAIELGIDPIHLGIIMVVNMEIGMITPPVGLNLFVTSGVAGMPMMRVVRAALPFLAVLFVFLIMVTYIPAISTLLPNAVMGPETVVN, from the coding sequence ATGGAAGTCGTCATTCTTTTCGGGCTGGTCATCGGCTTCATGCTGATCGGCGTGCCAATTGCCGTGTCGCTCGGCATGTCCTCGGTCATGTTCCTGCTGTGGTATGGGGACACCTCGCTGGCCTCCATAGCGCAGACGCTGATGCAGGCTTTCGTGGGGCATTTCACCCTGCTGGCCATCCCCTTCTTCATTCTGGCCTCCAGTTTCATGTCCACCGGGGGGGTGGCGAAACGGATCATCCGGTTCTCGATCGCCTGCGTGGGGCACCTGCGCGGCGGTCTGGCCATCGCCGGGGTCTTTGCCTGCATGATCTTCGCCGCCCTGTCGGGCTCCAGCCCGGCCACCGTGGTCGCCATCGGCTCCATCGTCATCGGGGCGATGACACAGGCCGGCTATACCAAGGACTTCGCCGCCGGGGTGATCTGCAACGCCGGTACCCTCGGTATCCTGATCCCCCCCTCGATCGTCATGGTGGTCTATGCAACCGCCGTCGATGTGTCGGTCGGGCGGATGTTCCTGGCTGGTGTCATCCCCGGCATCATGGCCGGTGCGATGCTGATGGTCACCATCTACGTCATGGCCCGGATCAAGGGCATGCCCAAGGGTGAATGGCGCGGGGTCGGTGAAATCTGGGCCAGCTTCCGCGAAGCCTTCTGGGGTCTGATGCTGATCGTCATCATCATGGTCGGGATCTATGGTATCCCCGGCGTGACCGGCGCGATCTTTACCCCGACCGAAGCCGCTGCCGTCGCCTCGATCTATGCCTTCATCGCGGCGGTCTTCATCTATCGGGATATGGGGCCGCTGAAGGAAACCGAGGACCGTGCGAAGTCGAGCCTGCTGAAGAAGCCCCAGGCCCTCGTCACCGCACTGTTCCACAAGGACACCCAGGCGACCCTGTTCGAAGCCGGCAAGCTGACCATCACGCTGATGTTCGTGATCGCCAATGCGCTGATCCTGAAACACGTGCTGACCGACGAACAGGTGCCCCAGCATATCGCCAATGCGATGCTGTCGGCAGGCTTCGGGCCGATCCTGTTCCTGATCGTGGTCAACGTGATCCTGCTGATCGGGGGCCAGTTCATGGAGCCCTCGGGCCTGCTGGTGATCGTCGCGCCGCTGGTCTTTCCCATCGCCATCGAACTGGGGATCGACCCGATCCACCTTGGCATCATCATGGTGGTGAACATGGAAATCGGGATGATCACGCCGCCGGTGGGTCTGAATCTGTTCGTCACCTCCGGCGTCGCCGGGATGCCGATGATGCGGGTTGTCCGCGCGGCCTTGCCGTTCCTGGCCGTGCTTTTCGTCTTCCTGATCATGGTGACCTATATCCCGGCGATCTCGACCCTGCTGCCCAATGCGGTGATGGGCCCGGAGACGGTGGTGAACT